One genomic segment of Sminthopsis crassicaudata isolate SCR6 chromosome 4, ASM4859323v1, whole genome shotgun sequence includes these proteins:
- the RFX5 gene encoding DNA-binding protein RFX5 isoform X1 translates to MAEDEPDAKSPKTSGAAPGSGDAGEPTTLLQKLRGSISKAVQSKVEGILQDVQRFSDNDKLYLYLQLPSGPSGGDKSSLEPSALSHDEYMYAYRWIRNHLEEHTATCLPKQDVYDAYRRYCESLACCRPLSTANFGKIIREIFPDIKARRLGGRGQSKYCYSGIRRKTLVSMPPLPGLDLKGSESPEVGPEVSPGPRDELVEAACALTCDWAERILKRSFSSIVEVARFLLQQHLISARSAHAHLLMAMVLADEPDRLPRDPSSATKNGLENPDGRASKGQPQPPKELEARTGSALPVRGERKKTAETSAPVASSPQVNALVARLPVLLPRVPQPQLPRPLRVSPPVLAPKLPSGTLKVTTLPLPSGAGVSRGTLPIINMILPTVSAVPIPGRAPQESPTPTQGLEKTREAGPGQGKGVKRTAEVPMSDPRGQELAAKALNQDPEEIGLDAKRKRGRPRKKSNSEGEQSSSSEKPLPPADSAYSPRVPQDSWGFGGESDLARGSVGKEERKVPSLGQEDSTDFKGEREPNVQYAKEIGDRSLITSKVSVIRGNRSWEEAPHSTGKEAAEPIGQGHQEPKGTGSRGSLFFGHKDPKATPT, encoded by the exons ATGGCAGAAGATGAACCTGATGCTAAGAGCCCCAAGACCAGTGGTGCAGCCCCAGGGAGTGGGGATGCCGGCGAGCCCACCACTCTCCTGCAGAAGCTCCGAGGATCTATCTC CAAGGCCGTGCAGAGCAAAGTAGAGGGGATTCTG CAAGATGTACAGAGATTCTCAGACAACGACAAGCTGTATCTTTACCTTCAGCTCCCCTCCGGCCCCAGTGGTGGAGATAAAAG CAGCCTGGAGCCAAGTGCACTCAGCCACGATGAGTACATGTATGCCTACAGATGGATTCGAAACCACCTGGAGGAGCACACGGCCACGTGTTTGCCAAAGCAGGATGTTTATGATGCTTATAG AAGGTACTGTGAGAGCTTAGCCTGCTGCCGCCCGCTCAGCACTGCCAACTTTGGCAAAATCATCCGGGAAATCTTCCCTGACATCAAGGCCCGGAGGCTAGGAGGCCGGGGCCAATCCAA ATATTGCTACAGTGGTATCCGAAGAAAGACCCTGGTATCTATGCCACCCTTGCCTGGACTTGACCTCAAGGGCTCAGAGAGT CCAGAGGTGGGCCCAGAAGTGAGCCCAGGTCCCCGTGACGAACTAGTGGAAGCAGCCTGTGCCCTGACCTGTGACTGGGCGGAGCGCATCTTGAAGCGCTCCTTCAGCTCCATCGTCGAGGTGGCCCGGTTCCTGCTGCAGCAGCATCTCATCTCAGCCCGATCTGCTCATGCACATTTGCTCATGGCCATGGTGCTCGCTG ATGAACCTGATCGGCTTCCACGGGATCCCTCTTCTGCTACCAAGAATGGTCTGGAGAACCCAGATGGAAGAGCCTCCAAAGGGCAGCCCCAG CCCCCCAAGGAGCTGGAGGCCCGAACTGGGTCTGCCCTCCCAGTTCGGGGGGAGCGCAAGAAAACTGCAGAAACCTCAGCCCCGGTGGCCAGCAGTCCCCAAGTGAATGCTCTGGTTGCCCGACTGCCTGTGCTCCTCCCCCGGGTGCCCCAACCACAACTTCCTCGACCACTCCGAGTCTCCCCGCCAGTCCTAGCCCCCAAACTTCCCTCAGGTACCTTAAAAGTCACTACACTGCCTTTGCCCAGTGGGGCTGGGGTGTCCCGGGGAACTCTTCCCATCATCAACATGATCTTGCCCACTGTATCTGCTGTGCCTATACCTGGGAGAGCTCCACAGGAAAGTCCCACCCCGACCCAGGGCCTTGAAAAAACCAGGGAGGCGGGCCCCGGGCAGGGCAAGGGCGTGAAGAGGACAGCCGAAGTGCCTATGAGTGACCCCAGAGGACAGGAGCTAGCTGCCAAAGCACTAAACCAGGATCCAGAAGAAATCGGGCTCGATGCCAAGCGTAAAAGAGGGCGTCCTCGAAAGAAATCAAACAGCGAGGGGGAGCAGAGCTCCTCCTCTGAGAAACCACTGCCCCCTGCAGACTCGGCCTATTCCCCCAGGGTACCGCAGGACTCTTGGGGCTTTGGAGGGGAGAGTGACCTGGCTAGAGGGTCagtgggaaaggaggagagaaaagtgCCTTCTCTTGGCCAGGAAGATAGCACTGATTTCAAGGGAGAAAGGGAACCTAATGTCCAATATGCCAAAGAAATAGGGGACAGAAGTCTGATCACTTCTAAAGTGAGTGTCATCAGGGGCAACAGAAGCTGGGAAGAGGCCCCCCACTCCACGGGTAAAGAGGCAGCAGAACCCATAGGGCAAGGTCATCAAGAACCAAAAGGGACAGGGTCTCGAGGCTCCCTATTCTTTGGACATAAAGATCCCAAAGCTACACCCACTTAG
- the RFX5 gene encoding DNA-binding protein RFX5 isoform X2 — protein MAEDEPDAKSPKTSGAAPGSGDAGEPTTLLQKLRGSISKAVQSKVEGILQDVQRFSDNDKLYLYLQLPSGPSGGDKSLEPSALSHDEYMYAYRWIRNHLEEHTATCLPKQDVYDAYRRYCESLACCRPLSTANFGKIIREIFPDIKARRLGGRGQSKYCYSGIRRKTLVSMPPLPGLDLKGSESPEVGPEVSPGPRDELVEAACALTCDWAERILKRSFSSIVEVARFLLQQHLISARSAHAHLLMAMVLADEPDRLPRDPSSATKNGLENPDGRASKGQPQPPKELEARTGSALPVRGERKKTAETSAPVASSPQVNALVARLPVLLPRVPQPQLPRPLRVSPPVLAPKLPSGTLKVTTLPLPSGAGVSRGTLPIINMILPTVSAVPIPGRAPQESPTPTQGLEKTREAGPGQGKGVKRTAEVPMSDPRGQELAAKALNQDPEEIGLDAKRKRGRPRKKSNSEGEQSSSSEKPLPPADSAYSPRVPQDSWGFGGESDLARGSVGKEERKVPSLGQEDSTDFKGEREPNVQYAKEIGDRSLITSKVSVIRGNRSWEEAPHSTGKEAAEPIGQGHQEPKGTGSRGSLFFGHKDPKATPT, from the exons ATGGCAGAAGATGAACCTGATGCTAAGAGCCCCAAGACCAGTGGTGCAGCCCCAGGGAGTGGGGATGCCGGCGAGCCCACCACTCTCCTGCAGAAGCTCCGAGGATCTATCTC CAAGGCCGTGCAGAGCAAAGTAGAGGGGATTCTG CAAGATGTACAGAGATTCTCAGACAACGACAAGCTGTATCTTTACCTTCAGCTCCCCTCCGGCCCCAGTGGTGGAGATAAAAG CCTGGAGCCAAGTGCACTCAGCCACGATGAGTACATGTATGCCTACAGATGGATTCGAAACCACCTGGAGGAGCACACGGCCACGTGTTTGCCAAAGCAGGATGTTTATGATGCTTATAG AAGGTACTGTGAGAGCTTAGCCTGCTGCCGCCCGCTCAGCACTGCCAACTTTGGCAAAATCATCCGGGAAATCTTCCCTGACATCAAGGCCCGGAGGCTAGGAGGCCGGGGCCAATCCAA ATATTGCTACAGTGGTATCCGAAGAAAGACCCTGGTATCTATGCCACCCTTGCCTGGACTTGACCTCAAGGGCTCAGAGAGT CCAGAGGTGGGCCCAGAAGTGAGCCCAGGTCCCCGTGACGAACTAGTGGAAGCAGCCTGTGCCCTGACCTGTGACTGGGCGGAGCGCATCTTGAAGCGCTCCTTCAGCTCCATCGTCGAGGTGGCCCGGTTCCTGCTGCAGCAGCATCTCATCTCAGCCCGATCTGCTCATGCACATTTGCTCATGGCCATGGTGCTCGCTG ATGAACCTGATCGGCTTCCACGGGATCCCTCTTCTGCTACCAAGAATGGTCTGGAGAACCCAGATGGAAGAGCCTCCAAAGGGCAGCCCCAG CCCCCCAAGGAGCTGGAGGCCCGAACTGGGTCTGCCCTCCCAGTTCGGGGGGAGCGCAAGAAAACTGCAGAAACCTCAGCCCCGGTGGCCAGCAGTCCCCAAGTGAATGCTCTGGTTGCCCGACTGCCTGTGCTCCTCCCCCGGGTGCCCCAACCACAACTTCCTCGACCACTCCGAGTCTCCCCGCCAGTCCTAGCCCCCAAACTTCCCTCAGGTACCTTAAAAGTCACTACACTGCCTTTGCCCAGTGGGGCTGGGGTGTCCCGGGGAACTCTTCCCATCATCAACATGATCTTGCCCACTGTATCTGCTGTGCCTATACCTGGGAGAGCTCCACAGGAAAGTCCCACCCCGACCCAGGGCCTTGAAAAAACCAGGGAGGCGGGCCCCGGGCAGGGCAAGGGCGTGAAGAGGACAGCCGAAGTGCCTATGAGTGACCCCAGAGGACAGGAGCTAGCTGCCAAAGCACTAAACCAGGATCCAGAAGAAATCGGGCTCGATGCCAAGCGTAAAAGAGGGCGTCCTCGAAAGAAATCAAACAGCGAGGGGGAGCAGAGCTCCTCCTCTGAGAAACCACTGCCCCCTGCAGACTCGGCCTATTCCCCCAGGGTACCGCAGGACTCTTGGGGCTTTGGAGGGGAGAGTGACCTGGCTAGAGGGTCagtgggaaaggaggagagaaaagtgCCTTCTCTTGGCCAGGAAGATAGCACTGATTTCAAGGGAGAAAGGGAACCTAATGTCCAATATGCCAAAGAAATAGGGGACAGAAGTCTGATCACTTCTAAAGTGAGTGTCATCAGGGGCAACAGAAGCTGGGAAGAGGCCCCCCACTCCACGGGTAAAGAGGCAGCAGAACCCATAGGGCAAGGTCATCAAGAACCAAAAGGGACAGGGTCTCGAGGCTCCCTATTCTTTGGACATAAAGATCCCAAAGCTACACCCACTTAG